The following proteins come from a genomic window of Triticum aestivum cultivar Chinese Spring chromosome 6A, IWGSC CS RefSeq v2.1, whole genome shotgun sequence:
- the LOC123131868 gene encoding uncharacterized protein, with the protein MTSRSCHLSPAAGPLEDDNLLCEILLRLPPEPSSLPRASLVCKRWRCLVSDPRFCRRFRRHHRRNPPLLGFFNRDSDLFPFVPTLEPPNRVSPGRFSLQRREGDRFISLGCRHGLVLIHNVRPNKVLVWDPVTGKQHHLAIPPELVIHAENTAINGAVLHAAGDIQQFHVVLTVVDNVDKQHKRALAWLYSSETNLWGDLVSTPVPFKVSTSDILGDEDDVTLVFTGKPAVMVRDSIYWILAGNFVGILEFDLEKQSLAVIRVPAHMLENGFYQFWIMRAEGGGLGLLLQKDQSFQLWKRKSDCDGVASWVLGRTIELDKLLSLNGNGSQVILGFAEENNVVFVWTHGVLFMVNLESLQFKKLGETRTLSHYHPFESVYTAETDIGGGHDGVDLSQHIR; encoded by the coding sequence ATGACCAGCCGCAGCTGCCACCTCTCGCCGGCAGCGGGTCCGCTGGAGGACGACAACCTGCTCTgcgagatcctcctccgcctccccccgGAGCCGTCCTCCCTCCCGCGCGCCTCCCTCGTCTGCAAGCGCTGGCGCTGCCTCGTCTCCGACCCCCGCTTCTGCCGCCGcttccgccgccaccaccgccgaaaCCCTCCCCTCCTTGGCTTCTTCAACAGAGACAGCGACCTCTTCCCCTTCGTACCTACTCTTGAGCCCCCAAATCGTGTCTCGCCTGGCCGCTTCTCCTTGCAGCGCCGCGAAGGCGACCGCTTCATCTCCCTTGGATGCCGCCATGGCCTCGTGCTCATCCACAACGTACGGCCGAACAAGGTCCTGGTGTGGGACCCCGTCACCGGCAAACAGCACCACCTTGCCATCCCCCCTGAGCTTGTGATACATGCGGAGAACACAGCCATCAATGGGGCAGTGCTTCATGCTGCCGGAGACATCCAACAGTTTCATGTGGTCTTGACAGTGGTGGACAACGTCGACAAGCAACACAAACGAGCGCTCGCCTGGCTTTACTCTTCCGAGACCAACTTATGGGGTGATCTTGTCTCAACACCGGTTCCATTCAAGGTTTCCACCTCGGATATTTTGGGTGATGAAGATGATGTCACCTTGGTGTTTACGGGAAAACCCGCTGTGATGGTTAGGGATTCTATTTACTGGATTCTTGCTGGGAATTTTGTTGGAATTCTTGAGTTTGATTTGGAGAAGCAAAGCCTAGCTGTGATACGGGTGCCAGCGCATATGCTTGAAAATGGGTTTTACCAGTTCTGGATTATGCGGGCAGAGGGTGGTGGTCTTGGTTTACTGTTGCAGAAAGATCAGAGCTTCCAGTTATGGAAGAGGAAGTCTGATTGTGATGGTGTTGCTTCATGGGTTCTTGGAAGAACTATTGAACTGGACAAGCTACTTTCCCTGAATGGAAATGGCAGCCAAGTCATACTAGGGTTCGCTGAGGAGAATAATGTGGTGTTTGTGTGGACACACGGTGTCCTCTTTATGGTCAATCTTGAGTCTTTGCAGTTCAAGAAACTTGGTGAAACCAGAACCCTTTCTCACTATCATCCATTCGAAAGTGTCTACACTGCAG